One genomic window of Arachis stenosperma cultivar V10309 chromosome 10, arast.V10309.gnm1.PFL2, whole genome shotgun sequence includes the following:
- the LOC130957515 gene encoding uncharacterized mitochondrial protein AtMg00810-like, which yields MKPPPGYPCPSRKVCLLRKALYGLKQAPREWFDKFSSTICDLGFTSSPHENALFIRKSERGVVLLLLYVDDMIITGDDVDGISELKTSLHHTFEMKDLGSLSYFLGLEVISTDDGIYLSQAKYASDLLARAGITDSRIESTLIEPNVRFTPMDGTALDNPTLYRQLVGGLVYLTVTRPDIAYPVHVLSQFLSAPRTTHYAAVLRILRYVKGTLFHGLYFSAHSSLTLQAYFDADWAGDPTDRHSTTGYCLFLGDALISWRAKKQTFTARSSTEAEYRALADTTAEVLSVRWLFEDLGAPQSSPTDVFCDNRSVIQIAHNDVFHERTKHIEIDCHFVRQRILINAIHLIAVGTLDQTADIFTKTHHPTRFQTLLSKLKLVSLAPT from the coding sequence ATGAAACCACCTCCGGGATATCCTTGTCCTTCTCGTAAGGTTTGTCTCCTTCGCAAGGCGCTCTATGGACTTAAGCAAGCCCCTCGTGAATGGTTTGACAAGTTCAGCTCTACCATATGCGATCTTGGTTTCACTTCTAGTCCTCATGAGAATGCTCTCTTCATTCGTAAAAGCGAACGAGGAGTTGTCCTTCTACttttatatgttgatgacatgatcATTACTGGAGATGATGTTGACGGTATCTCTGAACTGAAGACCTCACTTCACCATacctttgagatgaaagatcttggttcTCTCAGCTATTTTCTTGGTCTCGAGGTCATCTCCACAGATGATGGCATCTATCTCTCTCAGGCTAAGTATGCTTCAGATCTTCTTGCTCGCGCTGGGATTACAGATAGTCGCATTGAGTCTACTCTTATTGAGCCTAATGTTCGATTTACTCCTATGGATGGCACTGCTTTGGATAATCCGACTCTCTATCGACAGTTAGTTGGTGGTCTCGTCTACTTGACTGTCACTCGACCAGACATTGCCTATCCAGTTCATGTTCTCAGCCAGTTCTTGTCAGCTCCTCGTACTACTCACTATGCGGCAGTTCTGCGCATTCTTCGCTACGTCAAAGGCACTCTATTTCACGGCCTTTATTTTTCTGCCCATTCCTCTTTGACACTTCAGGCATACTTCGATGCTGATTGGGCTGGTGATCCCACTGATCGTCATTCCACTACTGGTTACTGTTTGTTCCTTGGCGACGCTCTCATTTCTTGGCGTGCTAAGAAGCAGACCTTCACCGCTCGGTCAAGCACAGAAGCTGAATACCGTGCCCTCGCTGACACCACTGCTGAGGTTCTCTCGGTTCGTTGGCTTTTCGAAGATCTGGGTGCTCCTCAGTCCTCTCCTACTGATGTTTTTTGTGATAACCGCAGTGTTATTCAGATTGCCCATAATGATGTGTTTCATGAACGCACCAAACACATTGAGATTGATTGTCATTTTGTTCGACAACGAATTCTCATTAATGCTATTCATCTCATTGCTGTTGGAACACTGGATCAGACTGCTGATATCTTCACGAAAACTCATCATCCAACTCGTTTCCAGACTTTGTTATCCAAACTCAAGCTGGTATCCTTAGCtcccacttga
- the LOC130957513 gene encoding uncharacterized protein LOC130957513 → MLTAQSRQKSYADQRWKPLEFDEGNYVFLRVTPITGVGRVIKVKKLNLHDVFQILKRIGPIAYRIALPPRLSNLHDVFPVSQLRKYTFDTSHILELESVQLKEDLTLQVTPIRIDDTSIKRLRGKEVSLVKVAWSRAGIDEHT, encoded by the coding sequence ATGCTTACCGCTCAGAGTCGCCAGAAGAGCTACGCCGATCAGAGATGGAAACCGTTAGAATTTGATGAAGGAAATTATGTATTCCTAAGAGTTACTCCAATAACAGGAGTGGGTAGAGTGATCAAAGTAAAGAAATTGAActtgcacgacgtgtttcagaTCCTGAAGAGAATCGGGCCGATAGCGTATCGGATAGCTCTACCACCGCGTCTTTCAAACTTGCACGACGTATTTCCTGTGTCACAGCTTCGGAAATACACTTTTGATACTAGCCACATTTTAGAACTTGAATCAGTTCAATTGAAAGAGGATCTGACGCTTCAAGTGACCCCGATTCGAATTGACGATACTAGTATTAAGCGATTACGCGGAAAGGAAGTCTCATTAGTAAAAGTTGCTTGGAGTCGAGCTGGAATTGATGAACACACTTGA
- the LOC130958024 gene encoding uncharacterized protein LOC130958024 — protein MATPDQKTLVCVKQVKQGVVDEWDESMPLPGDIIEGFSEHGADDDSFTPVKASSELISQLGKINPRVEFIWIKVRRGNNNSVKLQARIVQQKGSILKRKYYTIQATTDDRHVADFGDLTLDQCTALQEMSMKAINVEGREFGRSGITYDWKMKVGTYLPDQWCSVISSILFMPLVNEQCMDATTARCMAWFSAAISSGVPLVFVNIQTEQVDTQEKTSFSGKETSVCSKQQIHNTNKIIHGIRLWFLPGLSEISIELIPKPTETRFGMEIKQTEEGFVYIYSVMRGSVAEGAGLGELYEEAIASGFLLVISRLEGKSIMPKNVCSGGLIHCCNQYEINETFNVAIEQLETIEVHVMAWPNNQTQPIGFASLLAPNGSFPTHHYYHYDHKKQLHKLTHHHTI, from the exons ATGGCTACTCCAGATCAGAAGACTCTTGTTTGTGTGAAGCAAGTGAAGCAAGGGGTGGTAGATGAGTGGGACGAGAGCATGCCATTACCAGGAGATATCATCGAAGGATTTTCAGAGCATGGCGCCGATGATGATTCCTTTACTCCGGTCAAGGCCAGTTCAGAGCTTATCTCTCAGCTTGGCAAGATTAACCCCCGTGTCGAATTCATATGGATAAAAGTCAGAAGGGGCAATAACAACTCAGTGAAACTTCAG GCACGTATTGTGCAACAAAAAGGATCCATACTCAAGAGGAAGTACTATACTATTCAAGCTACAACGGATGACAGACATGTTGCGGATTTTGGAGACCTTACGTTAGATCAGTGCACTGCACTGCAAG AAATGAGCATGAAAGCAATAAACGTGGAGGGCAGGGAATTTGGAAGGAGTGGGATCACATATGATTGGAAGATGAAAGTTGGAACCTATTTGCCTGACCAATGGTGTTCAGTGATCAGCTCCATTCTGTTCATGCCCCTTGTTAACGAGCAGTGCATGGACGCTACCACGGCGAGGTGCATGGCCTGGTTTAGTGCAGCAATTTCTTCAGGAGTTCCTCTTGTTTTTGTTAATATCCAAACAGAACAG GTGGATACACAGGAGAAGACTAGTTTCTCTGGAAAAGAAACAAGCGTGTGCAGCAAGCAACAAATCCACAACACTAACAAAATAATACACGGTATAAGGTTGTGGTTTCTACCTGGACTATCAGAAATTTCAATAGAGTTGATCCCTAAACCTACCGAAACTCGCTTCGGAATGGAAATCAAGCAAACCGAAGAG GGTTTTGTGTACATATACTCAGTGATGAGAGGTTCAGTAGCTGAAGGTGCAGGGTTAGGAGAACTGTATGAAGAGGCAATAGCAAGTGGGTTCCTTCTTGTGATATCTCGGTTGGAAGGCAAAAGCATAATGCCAAAGAATGTGTGCAGTGGTGGTCTTATTCATTGCTGTAACCAATATGAGATCAACGAAACTTTCAATGTAGCAATAGAACAACTTGAGACCATTGAGGTGCATGTCATGGCATGGCCTAATAACCAAACTCAACCTATTGGATTTGCATCACTCTTAGCTCCAAATGGATCATTCCCAACtcatcattattatcattatgATCATAAAAAACAATTGCACAAGCTCACTCATCACCACACTATTTAG
- the LOC130957514 gene encoding pentatricopeptide repeat-containing protein At4g11690-like → MAEAVRKATTHPSSNVSSVVASITSLIQTINPQNPNACEALKPFSPCLTQPLVIQVIKNLRSPNHALFFFNWASNPQPNPNNYSHTRHCYAAITDSLLSHSLFSTAHHLLHRSNNLSDSLICKFIIALGNLGDIRGAIHWFHKAKSFSHGRCLLSCNAVLGVLVRANRINLSKSIFDQVVEEGVFELDVFTYTTMIRGFCKIGMVHSALKVFDEMRCSPNSVTYNTLIHGFCKNGDMEGAKRVFDRMVEVGGQSCKPDVVTYTTLIDGYSKKGEFREALECMEEMVKQGCHPNVLTYNALIEGLCLGGNVDEAMKMMTSMRLNGLEDNVTTNTSIMKGFCIVGRSEEAIMHLKEMDSRGMRPDLKAYSVIVNEYCKIRKPDDALLLIREMVVKGIKPSVSSFNAVFRVLVDIGKLDEAVHLLKQMPQMGCIPNFLSYSIVICGLCKVNGRMQEVEGLVSEMLENGHDLDTTLYNCLLGGYCDLGDEEMALRTVYVMIDKNFVINKDTFCIFVKELRGKGKLSKAVTVVEEMCRRCNVPDINSYRALLSQSLESDQRSLNQILL, encoded by the coding sequence ATGGCTGAGGCAGTAAGAAAAGCCACAACTCACCCATCTTCAAACGTTTCTTCAGTCGTAGCTTCCATTACGTCACTGATTCAAACCATAAACCCCCAAAACCCAAATGCCTGTGAAGCACTGAAACCATTCTCACCTTGCCTCACTCAACCATTGGTCATCCAAGTCATCAAGAACTTACGCAGTCCCAACCACGCACTATTCTTCTTCAACTGGGCCTCCAACCCCCAACCCAACCCCAACAACTACTCTCACACGCGCCACTGTTACGCCGCCATAACCGACTCCCTTCTCTCTCACTCTCTCTTCTCCACCGCCCACCACCTCCTCCACCGCTCCAACAACCTCTCCGACTCCTTGATTTGCAAATTCATCATTGCTCTCGGCAATCTCGGCGATATCAGGGGCGCCATTCACTGGTTCCACAAAGCCAAGAGCTTTTCACATGGCCGATGCTTGTTATCCTGTAACGCCGTCTTGGGTGTTCTTGTAAGAGCCAATCGGATCAATTTGTCAAAGTCTATCTTTGACCAGGTTGTGGAGGAGGGTGTGTTTGAGCTCGACGTGTTCACTTATACCACCATGATTAGGGGCTTTTGCAAAATAGGCATGGTCCACAGTGCACTCAAGGTGTTCGATGAAATGCGCTGTTCCCCCAATTCGGTTACTTACAACACTTTGATTCACGGGTTTTGCAAGAACGGTGATATGGAGGGTGCCAAGAGGGTTTTTGATAGAATGGTGGAAGTAGGGGGTCAGAGTTGCAAGCCGGATGTGGTGACTTATACTACTTTAATTGATGGATATTCAAAGAAAGGTGAGTTCCGCGAAGCTTTAGAGTGTATGGAAGAGATGGTAAAACAGGGTTGTCATCCAAATGTGTTGACCTACAATGCGTTGATTGAAGGCCTTTGCTTGGGTGGGAATGTGGACGAGGCCATGAAGATGATGACTAGTATGCGATTGAATGGTTTAGAAGACAATGTTACCACAAACACCAGCATCATGAAGGGTTTTTGCATTGTGGGAAGGTCTGAAGAAGCTATCATGCATCTGAAGGAAATGGATAGTCGCGGGATGAGGCCGGATTTGAAGGCTTACAGTGTCATAGTCAATGAGTATTGCAAAATTAGGAAACCAGATGATGCCCTTTTACTTATAAGGGAGATGGTGGTCAAGGGAATCAAGCCATCTGTGTCAAGTTTTAATGCAGTGTTTAGAGTTCTTGTGGATATAGGGAAGCTGGATGAAGCAGTTCATCTTTTGAAGCAGATGCCTCAAATGGGCTGCATACCCAACTTCTTATCATATAGCATAGTGATCTGTGGTCTTTGTAAAGTGAATGGTAGGATGCAAGAAGTTGAGGGGCTTGTATCTGAGATGCTTGAGAACGGACATGACCTTGATACCACCTTGTACAATTGCTTGCTTGGGGGATATTGTGATCTTGGGGATGAGGAAATGGCATTGAGGACTGTCTATGTCATGATTGATAAGAACTTTGTAATCAACAAAGACACATTCTGCATTTTTGTCAAGGAGTTGCGTGGAAAGGGAAAACTTAGCAAGGCAGTGACTGTTGTTGAAGAGATGTGCAGGAGATGCAATGTACCTGATATAAATTCTTACAGAGCGTTACTATCTCAGTCGTTGGAAAGTGATCAAAGATCCTTAAATCAAATATTACTCTAG